Part of the Dermatophilus congolensis genome is shown below.
ACGAATCGCCGACGCAGCAGTAGGCGCCAACGAACTCGACGACCAAATCCGAGCAGCCAACCGCAACGCCTCCACCTCACCAGCGCTGAACCGAATCGGCGGCAAAGCATACGCACGACGATCAATCCGATAACCGACCTCGTCATCAAAAAACGGATCCACCGGCTGCGTCAAAAGCGGAATCCCCAACTCACGCAACTCATCCTTATCGCGCTCAAACATGCGATCAAAGAGCTCATCACTGAACTGCTCATACTGCCGCACCTGCCGCCGCAACGTCTCCTTAGGTAGCGGACGACGCGTAGCCAAAAGCGCGAGAACAAGATTGAGCAGACGCTCAATCTTGGCGTCACCGTTCGAAGATCCCATGCGGCGAAATCTAGTCCACCCAACCCCACTCACCGCAGCGAAACCACACCGCCATCCCCACGCATGCTGACAAGCAACTGCTCAACCCGCTCATCATGCGTAGCAAACGGATCCAACAACTCCACCTCCCGATCCACCCCACCACCAACCTGCACCCGCGCCCAATCCACCGAACACGGCAAACCAGCCTGCCTCGCCGCCACCACAACAGCCCCACGCAACACCGCCCGCGTCCTGGGCGGAACCGTCATCGCCTCCCGCGCCCGCGCATCAGAAATAAACACATCCACCTCACCAGCACGCTCCAACGCAGCAAAAAGTCCCTGCCCCGGACGCACATCATGAAACAGCAAATCCAAAGCAGCCACCCGCGCATCCTGCAAATCCGTGCCATGACGCTCCATAAACCGATCAAGAACACGCCTCTTGACCGCCCAATCAACCTGCCGCGACAACACCGCCCAATCCCGCGACTCCACCGCCGTAAGCACCCCATCCCACAACTGCAACACCCGCTCATCAGCAGGCCCCAGCACACCCACCCGATCCACGTAATCGACCACCGCCGCATAAAACGCGCGCTGCACCTCAACCGCACGCACCCGCTTGCCATCAGCAAGAGAAACCACCGACCACGGATCCCTACTGATCGCACGAATAGCACGCGCATTCGACATCAAACCCACAACCGGCGCAGACGCACCACTTTCCAACACCCGCAACACCAGCTCCGTGGTACCCACCTTCAACAACGTGCTGGTCTGCGTCATCGTCGAATCACCCACAATGATGTGCAAACGGCGGTACATATCCGCATCAGCATGAGGCTCATCGCGGGCATTAATCATCGGACGCGAACGCGTAGTGGCATGCGAAACCCCCTCCCACACCACCTCCGCACGCTGCGAAATATCAAACCGAACCGGCTCATCCACACCCCGCTGCGGACGAACAACCCGCCCCGCGCCACAAAAAATTTGCCGCGTCACCAAAAACGGAGCAAGCAACTCCGATAAAGCCTCAACACCCCCACCACGACGCACTAAATAATTCTCATGACAGCCATACGAATTACCAACAGAATCAAGATTGTTCTTCAACACCCTGAACGTGCCCTCGATACCGTCCTGGGCCAACCTACGAACAGCACCACCAGCCAGCTCATCCATGATGAGCTCACCAGCACGATCATGAGCAACAAGATCAAACACATCCGTGCACTCAGCAGTGGCGTACTCAGGATGATTCCCCACATCCAGATACAACCGAGCACCACTATCGGTAAAAACATTAGACGTGCGATGACGGCCAATAATGTCCCGAAACATCGCCCGCGCAGCCTCATCCCCCGACAGGCGCCTCCTACCCTCATACGTGAAGGAGACGCCGTACTCGGTTTCCACCCCCATGACGCGAGAAGTCACGCCTGACCTTCCAGCACGCCCCCACTCTCACCAGCACCATCACACGAACGCAACCACTCCTGCACCCGCGCCACCGGAACCCGACGGAAAGAACGACGCGCACAACCCCGCTCCAAAACAGCGACCTCCAACTGGCTACTGCGCTCAGCGGCATCCCCACGAGGCAACAGCGCAGCAGCCGCCTGCCTCACTGCGTGCGCGCAGCTCATTCCCACATCCCAAGAGTGGCGCAAAGTCGCACTCAACGCCTCTCCATCACCACCCATCGCAACAAAACCTTCCTCGTCTCCGACGCTGCCATCAAAACGCAACCGGAACAACGAATCCTCAGCCGCAGTGGCACCAACCTCAGCCACAACAAGCTCAACCTCATACGGCTTAGGACCAGCCGTGAACGCCACTCCCAACGACTGCGAATACGCGTTAGCCAAAGCCCTAGCCGTGACATCCTCACGCGCATAGGCATAACCACGCCCATCGGCATAACGAATCCCCGCCACCCGCAAGCTCTCAAACTCGTGATACTTACCAACCGCGGCGAAAGCGATCCGATCATAAATTTCGGAAATCTTATGCAACGAAGTCGACGGGTTCTCAGCAACAAGAACCACCCCATCAGCACAGCTACCCACCACAACCGACCTGCCACGCGCTATACCTTTACGCGCGAACTCAACCCGATCCTTAACAAGCTGCTCTGGTGAAACATAAAACGACGTACTCATGCCCGGCCCTCCTGCCGCTGGCGACGCGCAGCCAATAACTCAGTCACGATGCCCTCCAACTTCTGCGGGCTCACCTCTTCAGCCCCATCAGGAGTAACCACCGCACACGTAGGCCAAATACCTCGAGCAAGATCAGGGCCACCAGTTGCACTGTCATCATCAGCGGCATCCACAAGCGCTTCAATAAGCACACGCACAGCCTCATCAGCGCCAAGCCCAGGCCGCCACGTTTTCTTCAACGAGCCACGCGCAAACATCGCACCAGACCCAATCGAATGAAAATCGTGCTCCTCATAACACCCACCCGTGACGTCATAGGTGAAAATCCGCCCCGGCGAAGCAGAACGCGCCACACGCCGATCACCAGCCGGATGCGAAGCAACGAACAAAGGCAACACCGGCAACCCACGCATCGCCATCGTCATCTGGGCACGCAACATCGTTGCCAACCGATTGGCTTTGCCATCAACCGACAAGGGCACACCCTCAATCTTGGCGAAATGCTCAAGTTCCACACCAAAAAGTTTGACCAGTTCAACCGCTAAGCCAGCGGTACCAGCAATCCCCACCGCCGAATGCTCATCCGTAACAAACACCTTCGTGATGTCATGGCTAGCGATAAGACTGCCCGCTGTCGCCCGACGATCACCAGCAATCACCACACCCTGACCAAACGTAGCCGCAGCAATAGTGGTCCCATGCGGAGCAGAGGCATGCCACCCCGACTCCCCCACACCCTGCACAGCACAATCACCATGCCCCGGCAAC
Proteins encoded:
- the pafA gene encoding Pup--protein ligase, whose product is MTSRVMGVETEYGVSFTYEGRRRLSGDEAARAMFRDIIGRHRTSNVFTDSGARLYLDVGNHPEYATAECTDVFDLVAHDRAGELIMDELAGGAVRRLAQDGIEGTFRVLKNNLDSVGNSYGCHENYLVRRGGGVEALSELLAPFLVTRQIFCGAGRVVRPQRGVDEPVRFDISQRAEVVWEGVSHATTRSRPMINARDEPHADADMYRRLHIIVGDSTMTQTSTLLKVGTTELVLRVLESGASAPVVGLMSNARAIRAISRDPWSVVSLADGKRVRAVEVQRAFYAAVVDYVDRVGVLGPADERVLQLWDGVLTAVESRDWAVLSRQVDWAVKRRVLDRFMERHGTDLQDARVAALDLLFHDVRPGQGLFAALERAGEVDVFISDARAREAMTVPPRTRAVLRGAVVVAARQAGLPCSVDWARVQVGGGVDREVELLDPFATHDERVEQLLVSMRGDGGVVSLR
- the prcA gene encoding proteasome subunit alpha, producing MSTSFYVSPEQLVKDRVEFARKGIARGRSVVVGSCADGVVLVAENPSTSLHKISEIYDRIAFAAVGKYHEFESLRVAGIRYADGRGYAYAREDVTARALANAYSQSLGVAFTAGPKPYEVELVVAEVGATAAEDSLFRLRFDGSVGDEEGFVAMGGDGEALSATLRHSWDVGMSCAHAVRQAAAALLPRGDAAERSSQLEVAVLERGCARRSFRRVPVARVQEWLRSCDGAGESGGVLEGQA
- the prcB gene encoding proteasome subunit beta, coding for MIGPLQDSSFSQYLADSAPYLLPGHGDCAVQGVGESGWHASAPHGTTIAAATFGQGVVIAGDRRATAGSLIASHDITKVFVTDEHSAVGIAGTAGLAVELVKLFGVELEHFAKIEGVPLSVDGKANRLATMLRAQMTMAMRGLPVLPLFVASHPAGDRRVARSASPGRIFTYDVTGGCYEEHDFHSIGSGAMFARGSLKKTWRPGLGADEAVRVLIEALVDAADDDSATGGPDLARGIWPTCAVVTPDGAEEVSPQKLEGIVTELLAARRQRQEGRA